The following are from one region of the Platichthys flesus chromosome 2, fPlaFle2.1, whole genome shotgun sequence genome:
- the barx1 gene encoding homeobox protein BarH-like 1, producing the protein MQHHLDMGAHYYPPDLHADHRTHRYRSFMIEEILTDHPEHKVSAPAGEFLKFGVHALLSARPFHNQLVLKAEQTSLLKFPMSPLSCSLGSALGPPLLSVSPGLQLGAASHHLPLDLHLRGKLEHGVDGGSKAKKGRRSRTVFTELQLMGLEKRFEKQKYLSTPDRIDLAESLGLSQLQVKTWYQNRRMKWKKIVLQGGGLESPTKPKGRPKKNSIPSSEQLSEQERSAADAEHQSEGSSSHLDSTQEE; encoded by the exons ATGCAGCATCATTTGGACATGGGGGCGCACTACTATCCTCCGGACCTTCACGCCGACCACAGGACTCATCGCTACAGGAGTTTCATGATAGAGGAGATCCTGACCGATCACCCCGAGCACAAAGTGTCGGCTCCGGCCGGGGAGTTCCTCAAGTTCGGGGTCCATGCTCTGCTGTCCGCCCGGCCTTTCCACAACCAGCTAG TGCTGAAAGCCGAGCAGACGAGCCTGCTCAAGTTCCCCATGTCCCCGCTGTCCTGCTCGCTGGGCTCGGCGCTCGGGCCCCCGCTGCTGTCCGTGTCTCCGGGCCTGCAGCTCGGCGCGGCGTCCCACCACCTGCCGCTGGACCTGCACCTCCGCGGGAAGCTGGAGCACGGAGTCGACGGAGGCAGCAAAGCCAAGAAGGGCCGCCGGAGCCGCACCGTGTTCACCGAGCTGCAGCTCATGGGCCTGGAGAAGCGCTTCGAGAAGCAGAAGTATCTGTCCACCCCAGATAG AATAGACCTTGCCGAGTCACTGGGTCTCAGTCAGCTGCAGGTGAAAACATGGTACCAGAACAGACGCATGAAGTGGAAGAAAATT GTGCTGCAGGGAGGAGGCCTGGAGTCGCCGACCAAACCGAAGGGCCGTCCGAAGAAGAACTCCATCCCCAGCAGCGAGCAGCTCTCCGAGCAAGAGCGGTCTGCGGCTGACGCTGAGCATCAGTCTGAAGGTTCAAGTTCCCACTTAGACAGCACTCAGGAGGAGTGA